A part of Candida albicans SC5314 chromosome 2, complete sequence genomic DNA contains:
- the RFC5 gene encoding replication factor C subunit 5 (Putative heteropentameric replication factor C subunit; periodic mRNA expression, peak at cell-cycle G1/S phase) encodes MSLWVDKYRPRTLDQLTYHDSITNSLRALAKSGDFPHLLVYGPSGSGKKTRIYCTLNEIFGPQVEKLKIDVKNFVTSSNRKLEFNVLSSSNHLEITPSDMGNNDRVVIQDLLKDVASTEQVDFANQSRAKHRFKIVIINEADSLSRDAQAALRRTMEKYSSNIRLILVCNSISNIIAPIKSRTLLVRIPSPSVDDINHILGHVAEKESLKFSTHNDSEINHFYSKVAETSNRNLRRCLLSFETISMQNETINVRSDVAKIALDWEAIIRNMAISIQKNQNVATLAKTRVVLYELLSHCIPARIILKTLLFDLIDIFSNNNELVSELINQASIFDERLSLGSKSIFHLEGFVAKSMVSISNLK; translated from the coding sequence atGTCACTCTGGGTAGATAAATATCGTCCAAGAACCTTGGACCAATTGACATATCATGATTCTATTACGAATAGTCTTAGAGCCTTAGCAAAGTCAGGAGACTTTCCTCATTTATTAGTATATGGACCTAGTGGGAGTGGTAAAAAGACCAGAATCTATTGTACattgaatgaaatttttggaCCACaggttgaaaaattgaaaattgacGTCAAAAATTTTGTCACTTCATCTAATAGAAAATTAGAATTCAACGTTTTAAGTTCATCGAATCATTTGGAAATTACACCCAGTGATATGGGCAACAATGATCGTGTTGTTATTCAggatttattgaaagatGTTGCCAGTACCGAACAAGTTGATTTTGCCAACCAACTGCGAGCCAAACATAGATTTAAGATTGTTATAATCAATGAAGCCGATTCTTTGAGCAGAGATGCTCAAGCCGCTTTAAGAAGAACCATGGAGAAATATTCATCAAACATTagattgattttggtttgtAATTCAATATCCAACATCATTGCTCcaattaaatcaagaaCATTACTAGTGAGAATTCCAAGTCCTAGTGTCGACGATATTAATCACATTTTGGGTCACGTTGCAGAAAAAGAGTCTTTAAAATTTAGCACCCATAATGATTCTGAGATCAACCATTTTTACTCAAAAGTTGCTGAAACAAGCAACAGAAATTTAAGAAGATGTTTATTAAGTTTTGAAACGATAAGCATGCAAAATGAAACTATTAATGTTAGATCAGATGTTGCCAAAATTGCTTTGGATTGGGAAGCAATCATTAGAAATATGGCGATCAGCATTCAAAAGAATCAGAATGTGGCTACATTGGCAAAAACAAGAGTAGTCTTGTACGAGCTATTATCACATTGCATCCCGGCAAGAATCATCTTGAAAACTTTATTGTTTGActtaattgatatttttagTAACAACAATGAATTAGTTCTGGAATTAATAAACCAAGCATCGATATTTGACGAACGATTGAGTTTGGGTCTGAAGAGTATTTTCCATTTGGAAGGGTTTGTAGCCAAATCGATGGTATCCATCAGCAACTTAAAGTAA
- the MXR1 gene encoding peptide-methionine-S-sulfoxide reductase (Putative methionine sulfoxide reductase; Plc1-regulated; induced by human neutrophils, flucytosine; macrophage regulated (gene induced, protein decreased); possibly adherence-induced; Spider biofilm induced), translating into MVSTISPTILKTSTSKLINLSAGCFWGVENVFRKQFTNKGLVDIKVGYANGKPSISNVTYEKVCTGTTDYAETVQISYEPSQLKLAEILDIFFKMHDPTTVNSQGPDVGTQYRSAIFTFDDEDKSLALKIRDQFQKEWYPNHKIATTIETIYNWYDAEDYHQNYLTKNSGGYECPTHFIRTKPKI; encoded by the coding sequence ATGGTATCGACTATTTCACCAACTATTCTTAAAACTTCAACTTCCAAGCTCATCAATCTTTCAGCGGGTTGTTTCTGGGGGGTCGAAAATGTATTTAGAAAACAGTTTACAAACAAGGGTCTAGTAGACATTAAAGTCGGATATGCTAATGGTAAACCGTCAATTTCTAACGTAACATACGAGAAAGTGTGCACAGGTACTACTGATTATGCCGAAACTGTTCAAATATCATACGAGCCATCTCAATTGAAGTTAGCAGAGATTTTagatatatttttcaaaatgcATGATCCTACTACAGTGAATTCCCAAGGACCTGATGTGGGCACTCAATACAGATCAGCTATTTTCACTTTTGACGACGAAGATAAGTCTCTTGCATTGAAAATAAGAGATCAATTCCAAAAGGAATGGTATCCTAATCATAAGATTGCCACCACCATTGAAACGATATATAACTGGTATGACGCTGAAGACTATCATCAAAACTATTTGACTAAAAATTCTGGTGGTTATGAGTGCCCTACTCATTTCATTAGAACCAAGCCAAAAATATAA
- a CDS encoding uncharacterized protein (Plasma membrane-associated protein; induced in cyr1 or ras1 mutant; induced by hypoxia, ketoconazole and during growth in the mouse cecum; induced in oralpharyngeal candidasis; Spider biofilm induced), translating to MPVQQSPSNTTPSQQEQFILIVAAIILPPLAIFLSKKYSIWNKEFWISVVLTLIGHIPGAIFAVYYLLYVQYPQQGVEGYTQLPDDVEQQLHAEHQQESNQEQQQGIRIYHDEEHVQPKENQILTANDLPSYDDIVGSSEGTTEHRDVKGGDNKIQH from the coding sequence ATGCCTGTTCAACAGTCTCCTTCGAATACCACGCCCTCACAGCAAGAGcaatttatattaattGTTGCAGCAATAATATTACCTCCATTGGCTATATTTTTGAGCAAAAAGTATTCTATTTGGAATAAGGAATTTTGGATTTCTGTCGTTTTGACCTTGATTGGACATATTCCTGGTGCTATATTTGCTGTATACTATTTGTTGTATGTTCAATATCCACAACAAGGTGTTGAAGGTTACACTCAATTACCTGATGATGTGGAGCAACAATTACATGCTGAGCATCAACAAGAGCTGAACCAAGAGCAACAACAAGGTATTCGTATTTATCATGATGAAGAACATGTTCAACCCAAGGAGAATCAAATCTTGACTGCAAACGATTTGCCTAGTTATGACGACATTGTTGGTTCATCTGAGGGTACTACGGAACACCGCGATGTCAAGGGTGGAGACAATAAGATTCAACACTGA
- the UBP13 gene encoding ubiquitin-specific protease (Ortholog of S. cerevisiae Ubp13; putative ubiquitin carboxyl-terminal hydrolase; flow model biofilm induced; rat catheter biofilm repressed), which translates to MGNSETDNLLFGDGSDKIFGMENFGNTCYCNSILQCLYYTESFRLKLIQHNQTKHDPKLIVTGVKPHSFTSKYEQLVQKKLREQGGKSASSNSNTATEERPKQGSRKGSIFGIKFNNSVNTSTTTVPVAIDDSKKLYMKYIDKAKDCEALSLEQRIKISKSPEFQKLDILVTRPSINQTAKKPVDDDNRNDYSQSSSMLLNDQPQQTIQEGSISTTSSAIIVGIPHPESNLNTPINPFNSDPSGDQRKRSALINGPIINLDTSLQLPSEQQEDTALLYALKDLFESMVENKSTIGVVSPTYFIQKLKEKNFLFRQNNMHHDAHEFFNYLTNEIIESLNKEGFTNDKNWCSDIFRGLITNETKCLSCEKITSKQELFLDLSIDIPPGESAFSLSYALNNFSKSETLTHQNKFYCNTCSSLQEAVKTIKLKKLPEVLVINLKRFKYDEQMDKMVKLFDSINYPFKLRLFNTTDDESLTDLLYELYALVIHIGGGPMHGHYVSLCKIKAGLWLLFDDETVELVEDSYVMRFFGNGPGLASAYILFYRQAKYDPEFGFNPEDIYNGNDDYSFKQTEDESSTLATSVNNDYLDTKSEASSIASFNVNEATKKTNVFKNFKFDKDDKPPAPISRSNSMNANLAPGAPIKEVKEKKSWVGNLKRRNTETSNSGNIPPMERKPSTSSTTSGNGNTTERRRSIFGFKRK; encoded by the coding sequence ATGGGGAACAGTGAAACCGACAATCTATTATTCGGTGATGGATCagataaaatatttggGATGGAGAATTTTGGAAACACATGCTATTGCAATTCTATACTACAATGTTTATACTACACGGAAAGTTTCAGATTGAAACTAATCCAACATAACCAAACAAAGCATGATCCTAAACTTATTGTTACAGGAGTCAAACCCCATAGTTTCACAAGCAAATACGAACAACTTGTACAAAAGAAACTACGAGAACAAGGAGGGAAGCTGGCATCACTGAATTCAAACACGGCTACTGAAGAAAGACCCAAACAAGGTAGTAGAAAAGGATCCATTTTTGGTATTAAATTTAACAATTCAGTCAATACCTCAACTACAACGGTTCCTGTAGCTATTGATGATTCAAAAAAACTATATATGAAATATATCGACAAAGCCAAAGACTGTGAGGCTCTATCGTTGGAACAACGCATAAAAATAAGCAAATCTCCAGAATTTCAAAAGTTAGATATCTTGGTAACAAGGCCgtcaatcaatcaaacaGCTAAAAAGCCTGTTGACGACGACAATAGAAATGATTATTCACAAAGCTCATCTATGCTACTCAATGatcaaccacaacaaacTATACAAGAAGGGTCTATTAGCACTACTTCTAGTGCTATAATAGTTGGAATACCACATCCCGAATCTAACTTGAACACACCAATTAACCCATTCAATTCGGATCCCAGTGGCGATCAGAGAAAGAGATCAGCCTTGATCAATGGACCAATTATCAACCTAGATACATCATTGCAACTTCCCAGCGAGCAACAAGAAGATACAGCCTTGCTATATGCGTTGAAGgatttatttgaaagtATGGTTGAAAACAAATCTACCATTGGAGTAGTATCACCAACCTACTTTATTCAGAAACTCAAAGAAAAGAACTTTTTGTTTCGTCAGAACAATATGCATCATGATGCTCATgagtttttcaattatttgaccaatgaaatcattgaaaGTTTGAACAAAGAGGGTTTCACTAACGATAAAAACTGGTGCAGTGATATTTTCCGAGGTCTAATCACCAATGAAACCAAATGCTTATCTTGTGAAAAGATCACATCTAAACAGGAACTATTTCTAGATTTGTCCATTGATATACCACCAGGAGAAAGTGCTTTTTCATTAAGTTATgcattaaataatttctcAAAGTCAGAAACTTTAACTCATCAGAATAAGTTTTATTGCAACACCTGTTCTTCCTTACAAGAGGCAgtgaaaacaataaaactCAAAAAATTGCCCGAAGTGCTtgttatcaatttgaaaagattCAAGTACGATGAACAAATGGACAAGATGGTTAAACTTTTTGATTCCATAAATTACCCTTTCAAGTTGCGATTGTTTAACACTACTGATGATGAATCGTTGACGGATTTGTTGTATGAATTGTATGCATTAGTTATTCACATTGGTGGTGGACCGATGCATGGACATTATGTTTCGTTATGCAAAATCAAAGCTGGATTATggttattatttgatgacGAAACTGTTGAATTGGTGGAGGATTCATATGTAATGAGGTTTTTTGGTAATGGACCCGGCCTAGCAAGTGCTTACATTTTATTCTACAGGCAGGCGAAATACGATCCTGAATTTGGTTTTAATCCTGAGGATATTTACAATGGCAACGACGATTACTCTTTCAAGCAAACAGAGGACGAATCAAGCACACTTGCAACTTCGGTTAACAATGACTATCTTGATACCAAATCAGAAGCTTCTTCCATTGCCTCTTTCAATGTGAATGAGGCGACTAAAAAGACAAACgtattcaaaaatttcaaatttgacaAGGATGACAAACCCCCAGCTCCAATTTCTCGTAGCAATAGTATGAATGCTAACCTTGCTCCAGGTGCTCCCATTAAAGAGGTTAAAGAGAAGAAATCTTGGGTTGGTAATTTGAAGAGAAGGAATACCGAGACCAGTAATAGTGGAAATATACCACCGATGGAAAGAAAACCTTCCACAAGTAGCACAACATCTGGAAATGGTAACACCActgaaagaagaagaagtatATTTGGGTTTAAAAGGAAGTAG
- the HGT7 gene encoding Hgt7p (Putative MFS glucose transporter; glucose, fluconazole, Snf3 induced, expressed at high glucose; 20 member C. albicans glucose transporter family; 12 TM regions predicted; flow model biofilm induced; Spider biofilm repressed) — protein MSQDNVSSTSTAEAVNNEIKVKDEFPQEEQAHTSLEDKPVSAYIGIIIMCFLIAFGGFVFGFDTGTISGFINMSDFLERFGGTKADGTLYFSNVRTGLMIGLFNAGCAIGALFLSKVGDMYGRRVGIMTAMIVYIVGIIVQIASQHAWYQVMIGRIITGLAVGMLSVLCPLFISEVSPKHLRGTLVCCFQLMITLGIFLGYCTTYGTKSYSDSRQWRIPLGLCFAWALCLVAGMVRMPESPRYLVGKDRIEDAKMSLAKTNKVSPEDPALYRELQLIQAGVERERLAGKASWGTLFNGKPRIFERVIVGVMLQALQQLTGDNYFFYYSTTIFKSVGMNDSFETSIIIGVINFASTFVGIYAIERMGRRLCLLTGSVAMSICFLIYSLVGTQHLYIDKPGGASRKPDGDAMIFMTSLYVFFFASTWAGGVYSIISELYPLKVRSKAMGLANASNWTWGFLISFFTSFITDAIHFYYGFVFMGCLVFSIFFVYFMVYETKGLTLEEIDELYSTKVLPWKSAGWVPPSEEEMATSTGYAGDAKPEEEHV, from the coding sequence atgtCTCAAGACAACGTCTCATCAACATCTACAGCTGAGGCTgtaaataatgaaatcaaagtCAAAGATGAATTTCCACAAGAAGAACAAGCTCATACTAGTTTAGAAGATAAACCAGTGAGTGCATACATTGGTATCATCATTATGTGTTTCCTTATTGCCTTTGgtggttttgtttttggtttcGATACTGGTACTATTTCCGGTTTTATTAATATGTCTGACTTTTTAGAAAGATTCGGTGGTACTAAAGCTGACGGTACTCTTTACTTTTCCAATGTCAGAACTGGTTTAATGATTGGTTTGTTCAACGCTGGTTGTGCCATTGGTGCATTATTCTTGTCCAAAGTCGGTGATATGTATGGTAGAAGAGTTGGTATCATGACTGCTATGATTGTCTATATTGTTGGTattattgttcaaattgCTTCTCAACATGCTTGGTATCAAGTCATGATTGGTAGAATTATTACTGGTCTTGCCGTCGGTATGTTATCAGTTTTATGTCCTTTGTTCATTTCCGAAGTTTCTCCAAAACATTTGAGAGGTACTTTGGTGTGCTGTTTCCAATTGATGATTACCTTGGGTATCTTCTTGGGTTATTGTACTACCTATGGTACTAAGAGTTACTCAGACTCTAGACAATGGAGAATTCCATTGGGTTTATGTTTTGCTTGGGCTTTATGTTTGGTTGCTGGTATGGTTAGAATGCCAGAATCTCCACGTTACCTTGTCGGTAAAGACAGAATTGAAGATGCTAAAATGTCACTTGCCAAAACTAACAAAGTTTCCCCAGAGGACCCAGCCTTATACCGTGAACTTCAATTAATCCAAGCTGGTgttgaaagagaaagattGGCCGGTAAGGCATCTTGGGGTACTTTATTCAATGGTAAACCAAGAATCTTTGAAAGAGTTATTGTTGGTGTCATGTTACAAGCCTTACAACAATTAACTGGTGATAACTATTTCTTCTACTACAGTACCACCATTTTCAAGTCCGTTGGTATGAATGATTCCTTCGAAACTTCTATCATTATTGGTGTTATTAACTTTGCGTCCACTTTTGTTGGTATCTACGCTATTGAAAGAATGGGTAGAAGACTCTGTTTGTTAACTGGTTCCGTTGCCATGTCAATCTGTTTCTTAATCTATTCCTTGGTTGGTACTCAACATCTTTATATTGACAAACCAGGTGGTGCTAGTAGAAAACCAGATGGTGATGCCATGATCTTTATGACTTCACTTTATGTGTTCTTCTTTGCTTCTACATGGGCTGGTGGTGTTTACTCCATTATTTCTGAACTTTATCCATTGAAAGTTAGAAGTAAGGCTATGGGTTTAGCTAATGCTTCCAATTGGACCTGGGGTTTcttaatttctttctttactTCATTTATTACTGATGCCATCCACTTCTACTACGGTTTCGTCTTTATGGGATGTTTAGTTTTCTCCATTTTCTTTGTCTACTTTATGGTTTACGAAACTAAAGGTCTTACCTtggaagaaattgatgaattgtaCTCCACCAAAGTCCTTCCATGGAAATCAGCTGGTTGGGTGCCACCTTCCGAAGAAGAAATGGCAACCTCTACGGGATATGCTGGTGATGCCAAACCAGAAGAGGAACACgtttaa